One stretch of Podospora bellae-mahoneyi strain CBS 112042 chromosome 2, whole genome shotgun sequence DNA includes these proteins:
- a CDS encoding hypothetical protein (EggNog:ENOG503NW10; COG:C), with protein sequence MSPPTDLPEMEYRFLGRSGLQVSAISLGGWLTYGGHVDREGTFACMKAAYDVGVNFFDCAEVYAKGESEKVMGEAIKKFGWQRNDLVISTKIYWGSAFSTRLVNNIGLSRKHIIEGMNQSLERLQLDYVDLIYAHRPDRNTPMEETVRAFNHLIDIGKALYWGTSEWDADEIAEARHYADKLNLIGPLMEQPRYNMLERLRVESTLAHLLRTPPSLGLTVFSPLRQGILSGKYKSGIPPDSRFAQTQLEFISGFWKRTGKEEFQEMVDTVSKLEPIAERLGVKQSVLALAWVLANKHVSSAITGASSPEQVYENVEALRVYKLLTEEVMGEIDDILGNKPPAVVMRF encoded by the exons ATGTCACCGCCTACTGATCTACCCGAGATGGAATACCGCTTCTTGGGCCGCTCCGGTCTCCAAGTTTCTgccatctccctcggcgGCTGGCTGACATACGGCGGTCATGTCGACAGAGAAGGCACCTTCGCCTGCATGAAAGCTGCCTACGACGTCGGTGTCAACTTCTTTGACTGTGCCGAGGTGTACGCGAAGGGTGAGTCCGAAAAGGTCATGGgcgaggccatcaagaagttTGGCTGGCAAAGAAACGATCTCGTCATCTCTACCAAG ATCTATTGGGGCTCAGCCTTCAGCACCAGACTAGTAAACAACATTGGGCTCTCCCGAAAGCACATCATCGAAGGCATGAACCAATCCCTCGAACGCCTCCAACTCGACTACGTCGATTTGATCTACGCCCACAGACCAGACAGAAACACCCCCATGGAAGAAACAGTCCGAGCCTTCAACCACCTAATTGACATAGGCAAGGCCCTCTACTGGGGCACCAGCGAGTGGGACGCAGACGAAATAGCCGAAGCACGCCACTACGCAGATAAACTCAACCTCATCGGTCCTTTAATGG AACAGCCCCGGTACAACATGCTCGAGCGCCTCCGCGTCGAAtccaccctcgcccatctcctccgcaCTCCCCCATCCCTAGGTCTGACCGTCTTCTCCCCTTTGCGGCAGGGGATTCTCTCAGGAAAATACAAATCCGGCATCCCGCCCGACTCCCGCTTCGCCCAAACCCAGCTCGAGTTCATCTCCGGCTTCTGGAAGCGCACGGGCAAGGAAGAGTTTCAGGAAATGGTTGACACGGTCTCCAAGCTCGAACCAATCGCCGAGCGGTTGGGCGTGAAGCAGAGCGTGCTGGCGTTGGCGTGGGTGCTGGCGAATAAGCATGTTAGTAGCGCCATAACAGGAGCGAGCTCGCCGGAACAGGTGTATGAGAATgtggaggcgttgagggtgTACAAGTTGctgacggaggaggtgatgggggagattGATGACATTTTGGGGAACAAGCCGccagcggtggtgatgaggttctAG
- the DES1 gene encoding sphingolipid delta-4 desaturase (EggNog:ENOG503NV6N; COG:I) — MASTTITSNGTTKRKAANGISNGHANGATAPTKDADDQKEHDFFWTYTEEPHRTRRLAIIKAHPEVLKLCGAEPLTKYVVAGVVALQILCAHLLRDTPFWSLKFWAVAYIIGATSNQNLFLAIHEISHNLAFKSPLANRLFAIFANLPIGLPYSASFRPYHLTHHKSLGVDGLDTDLPTALEAVFLDSILGKAFFCTFQILFYALRPMAVYRVPFTWVHWLNVAVQLSFDYALIALLPNYFSVNSVLYLILSSFLAGSLHPTAGHFIAEHYVYEHISDEARDPENKIPLPETYSYYGILNFFTYNVGLHNEHHDFPAIPWTRLPKLNKIAKEFYDPLPTHESWVYVLWQFIFDDKIGMTSRVKRKQGGRVVGGGNVAAKAKVADWTAEEIEA; from the exons ATGGCTTCCACAACGATTACGAGCAACGGCACGACCAAGAGAAAGGCTGCCAATGGCATCAGCAACGGCCACGCCAACGGCGCGACGGCGCCCACCAAGGACGCGGACGACCAGAAGGAACATGACTTTTTCTGGACTTATACTGAAGAGCCACACCGGACTCGGAGGttggccatcatcaaggcGCACCCTGAG GTCTTAAAACTATGTGGTGCCGAACCATTAACGAAATATGTCGTCGCCGGCGTCGTTGCCCTCCAGATCCTTTGcgcccacctcctccgaGACACGCCCTTCTGGTCCCTGAAGTTCTGGGCGGTCGCCTACATCATTGGCGCCACCTCGAACCAGAATCTCTTCCTGGCCATCCATGAGATCTCCCACAACCTCGCTTTCAAGTCGCCCCTGGCCAACCGCCTCTTTGCCATCTTCGCCAACCTTCCTATCGGGTTACCCTACAGTGCTTCGTTCAGGCCTTACCACCTGACACATCACAAGTCCCTCggagttgatggcctcgATACTGATCTGCCTACCGCTCTTGAAGCCGTCTTCCTCGACTCGATCCTCGGCAAGGCCTTCTTCTGCACCTTCCAGATCCTATTCTACGCCCTCCGCCCGATGGCCGTTTACCGTGTGCCCTTCACCTGGGTCCACTGGCTCAATGTTGCCGTTCAGCTGTCCTTCGACTACGCCCTCATTGCCTTGCTCCCGAACTACTTCTCGGTCAACTCGGTCCTGTACCTGATCCTATCTTCCTTCCTGGCTGGCAGTCTCCACCCAACAGCAGGGCACTTCATCGCCGAACACTACGTGTATGAGCACATTTCGGACGAAGCCAGAGACCCCGAGAACAAGATCCCTCTTCCTGAGACCTACAGCTACTACGGCATCTTGAACTTTTTCACTTACAATGTCGGTCTGCACAATGAGCACCACGACTTCCCTGCGATCCCCTGGACTAGACTGCCCAAGTTGAACAAGATTGCCAAGGAGTTTTATGATCCCCTGCCTACACATGAGAGCTGGGTGTATGTGCTTTGGCAGTTCATCTTTGATGACAAGATTGGCATGACGAGCCGTGTCAAGAGAAAGCAGGGAGGGAGagttgtgggtggtggaaatgttgctgccaaggccaaggtggCGGACTGGACAGctgaggagattgaggcttga
- a CDS encoding hypothetical protein (EggNog:ENOG503P0YG; COG:Q): MMQKPRFIDPTLTMADQDNFKPNGSAYTLSQVSQYLSYVGLDESYHPSSHPVLALDYLTTIFQAQITSFPYENLSIHYNPFHRILLDPQHLFTKLVTSSRHGRGGYCMELSIFFSHILRALGFSSIHYSGVRNRNRTNGTPQGPYNGYVHLVNILTLPNTNPAQQYVLDAGFGGDGPTFPLPLTEHLIHHNTIGTQQIRYTRDWLPDQRFRDESKGALKHWIYEYRNSPEKPWNSYYAFVPEHEFTELDFENLNFYLSECERNHQTYTVLVIRFLRGGEEGEQKIKGKVMMVQGEVKQNLGGRTELVKVCRTEEERTEVLKEVFGINLTEEEKGAIRGWASELRGK, translated from the exons ATGATG CAAAAACCGAGGTTCATTGATCCAACGCTCACCATGGCCGACCAAGACAACTTCAAACCCAACGGCTCAGCCtacaccctctcccaggTCTCTCAGTATCTCTCCTACGTCGGTCTCGATGAGTCATaccacccttcctcccaccccgtcctcgccctagactacctcaccaccatcttccaaGCCCaaatcacctccttcccctacgaaaacctctccatccactacaaccccttccaccgcatcctcctcgacccccaacacctcttCACCAAACTTGTCACCTCCTCAAGGCACGGCAGAGGAGGCTACTGCATGGaactctccatcttcttctcccacatCCTCCGCGCCCTCGGCTTCTCCTCGATTCACTACTCGGGCGTCCGCAATCGCAACCGCACAAACGGCACCCCCCAAGGCCCCTACAACGGCTACGTCCACCTAGtcaacatcctcaccctccccaacaccaaccccgcccaACAATACGTCCTAGACGCCGGCTTCGGCGGCGACGGCCCAACCTTCCCCCTGCCCCTAACCGAacacctcatccaccacaacaccatcgGCACCCAGCAAATCCGCTACACCCGCGACTGGCTCCCCGACCAGCGCTTCCGTGACGAGTCCAAGGGCGCGCTCAAGCACTGGATCTACGAGTACCGAAACTCGCCTGAAAAGCCCTGGAACAGCTACTACGCCTTTGTGCCGGAGCACGAGTTTACCGAGTTGGATTTTGAGAACCTGAATTTTTATTTGAGCGAGTGCGAGAGGAATCATCAGACGTACACGGTGCTGGTGATTCGGTTTctgagaggaggggaggagggagaacaGAAGATAAAGGgaaaggtgatgatggttcagggggaggtgaagcagaatttgggagggaggacaGAGTTGGTCAAGGTTTGTaggaccgaggaggagaggactGAGGTGTTGAAAGAGGTGTTTGGGATAAACTtgacagaggaggaaaagggggcgatACGGGGGTGGGCGTCGGAGTTGAGGGGTAAATAA
- the VAC7 gene encoding Vacuolar inheritance and morphology protein (COG:S; EggNog:ENOG503NVYD) yields MNPSSNKPTGSAEADRSQSTGSIPTALLHPTLSRESTSSTATITPKTDSWPSKLTSQTSQTSTTSTSSSAAPSPLHSREPSPTRPPRQQRTSTSRASSINPGPRSRKNSAQDLGKQANPPPPPPPPPTTKTLSSSTTPTLLPTVSDPSFNAGAPVKSPTSMEHIRESPRWPVSPRLRSPPPILHQPNIPPQRRSEHETPLIALQRATPPQPRYQEPQSDTDTDDAHMPPGLRTPARGGGSSSVLETVQEVSPLGSPRGPGESLEEKIASSMASESSQADLVGLGLSKETVGRSNTGPNDSGSDSGSIKASRRGGSGMPPPPLTTRQSSTSINKPGMPKTKTGDLPLQSMTVETETVTSIPQAALAPSVGTQVSSASLRTKASNETIRPRKEKKKPPRKQPTVTAVNASSKADIFEAKVASAVEEANSSDSEETFVYDSNPPDARDRPPRFHSRTPSATSMVSQIDRSGMRSIHTVMESSGPQMVVKKSMKFVNTYNSNANDGIYGDDDGKGTGRSNAGSARGTARHHHHFGRWGRNGGSNGHPSLFAEHSPFSNAAAVGNGGSRNSSNPPSPRYANARNYSAANGKRSTHLSAGYDLDDNTTGADDETTPLVQSSTMRSSRSGRSRRGPHSHSYRSIEAQQYRSPPSVLNRFASCLVLTVMLLLIVSGAIGFMFATSQPLTNVQLTNMSHIVASQQELMLDLTIKAHNPNVVVVAVDSCNIEVFAKSPRGMSDSEWWRHTHPGEVGPPPIKRPEGEMLAMEADDDDDSAPNLHLGTITGFESPLTFEGSFFNQGDSYSTGEVRLKDPGNVTKPGGPERWERVLEDEFTLILKGVITYTLPLSQRERKATITAKKIIRPNSADDPAVQPDDREVTISLIP; encoded by the exons ATGAACCCGTCGTCCAACAAGCCGACTGGCTCAGCAGAGGCCGACCGCTCGCAGTCAACCGGCAGTATCCCAACTGCCCTGCTCCATCCCACGTTATCCCGCGAATCCACCTCGAGCACGGCAACCATAACCCCAAAGACCGACTCGTGGCCCTCGAAGTTGACTTCGCAGACCTCGCAGACCTCGACCacgtccacctcctcttcggcTGCACCTTCACCTCTCCACTCGCGCGAGCCCTCTCCAACACGACCGCCGCGGCAGCAACGTACGAGCACCTCACGAGCGtcatccatcaaccccgGGCCCCGGTCGCGGAAAAACAGTGCTCAGGATCTAGGAAAACAAGCcaacccgccaccaccaccaccaccaccccccacgACGAAAACCTTGTCCTCATCCACGACGCCTACTCTTCTGCCCACTGTATCAGACCCAAGCTTCAATGCGGGTGCACCCGTCAAGTCACCCACGTCTATGGAGCATATTCGAGAGTCACCCCGGTGGCCGGTATCCCCTAGGCTAcgatctcctccacccattCTCCACCAGCCAAACATCCCACCTCAGCGACGATCAGAGCACGAAACACCTCTAATTGCTCTTCAGCGTGCGACCCCGCCCCAGCCTCGATACCAGGAGCCTCAGTCAGACACCGATACCGACGACGCCCACATGCCGCCTGGGTTACGAACCCCCGctcgaggtggtggaagcagCTCAGTCTTGGAGACTGTCCAGGAAGTTAGTCCACTGGGTTCGCCACGGGGACCAGGAGAGTCGCTGGAGGAAAAGATTGCTAGCAGCATGGCTTCTGAATCGTCACAGGCGGATCTGGTTGGTCTCGGTCTGTCCAAGGAGACAGTGGGTAGATCCAACACTGGCCCGAACGACAGTGGTAGTGATAGTGGCAGCATCAAGGCCAGCCGACGGGGCGGATCTGGGATGCCACCGCCCCCTTTGACGACAAGGCAGTCGAGCACCTCGATCAACAAGCCGGGCAtgcccaagaccaagaccGGCGACCTGCCATTGCAGAGTATGACGGTCGAGACGGAGACGGTTACCTCGATTCCCCAGGCTGCGTTGGCCCCAAGTGTTGGCACCCAGGTGTCAAGTGCCAGTTTGCGAACAAAGGCAAGCAACGAGACGATACgaccgaggaaggagaaaaagaagccgcCACGGAAGCAACCCACTGTGACGGCGGTCAATG CATCCTCCAAGGCCGATATTTTCGAGGCCAAGGTCGCAAGCGCCGTCGAGGAAGCAAACTCGTCCGATTCCGAAGAGACTTTTGTCTACGATTCTAACCCACCAGATGCCCGTGACCGACCGCCGAGATTTCATTCACGAACGCCGAGTGCGACATCCATGGTCAGCCAAATCGATCGGTCTGGGATGAGGTCCATCCACACCGTGATGGAGAGTTCTGGGCCTCAGATGGTTGTCAAGAAGAGCATGAAATTCGTCAACACTTACAACAGCAATGCAAATGACGGCATCTATGGCGACgatgatgggaagggaaCTGGCAGGAGCAATGCCGGTTCTGCCCGGGGAACTGcacgacatcaccatcattTCGGCCGTTGGGGCCGTAACGGAGGCAGCAATGGTCACCCCTCATTGTTCGCCGAGCACTCGCCTTTCAGTAACGCTGCAGCTGTTGGGAACGGAGGCTCAAGAAACTCTTCCAACCCTCCGAGTCCCCGCTACGCTAATGCTCGTAACTACTCAGCAGCAAATGGAAAGAGGTCGACACATCTATCAGCAGGGTATGatctcgacgacaacacTACTGGCGCTGACGACGAGACAACACCCTTGGTTCAGTCCTCCACGATGCGATCATCAAGGTCAGGCAGAAGCCGGAGGGGTCCTCACTCGCACTCATACCGGTCGATTGAGGCGCAACAATACAGGTCACCTCCCTCAGTCCTCAACCGGTTCGCGAGTTGTCTGGTCTTGACGGTCATGCTGTTACTCATTGTCTCGGGCGCCATCGGGTTCATGTTTGCGACATCACAACCTCTCACCAATGTTCAGCTCACCAATATGAGCCATATTGTGGCCAGCCAACAGGAGCTTATGCTCGATCTTACCATCAAAGCCCATAACCCCAACGTCGTGGTTGTAGCTGTGGATTCTTGCAACATCGAGGTCTTCGCCAAGTCGCCACGCGGAATGTCGGATTCAGAGTGGTGGCGCCATACCCATCCCGGCGAGGTtggaccaccacccatcaagAGACCCGAAGGCGAaatgttggcgatggaggccgacgatgatgatgattcgGCGCCTAACCTGCACCTCGGCACCATCACTGGATTCGAGAGTCCCCTGACTTTCGAGGGTTCTTTCTTCAACCAGGGCGATTCGTACTCGACTGGCGAGGTCCGCCTGAAAGATCCTGGCAACGTCACCAAACCTGGTGGTCCCGAGCGATGGGAGCGGGTCCTGGAGGACGAGTTCACGTTGATTTTGAAGGGCGTCATCACATACACTCTTCCCCTGAGCCAACGGGAGCGAAAGGCCACCATCACTGCGAAGAAGATCATCAGACCAAACTCGGCCGACGACCCTGCGGTCCAACCCGACGACAGGGAGGTTACCATCTCACTTATACCTTAA